The window GTACTCGCGTCGGACCATGAGCGCGAGCGAAGGATGCCGATGAACGCGAGCGAAGGATACCCATGAGCGCGTCGCCGCGCCGCTTCACTCTCTCGGCCTTCTGCTTCACCTGCCTCGCGCTCAGCTACATGGACCGCTGGAACCTCTCGATCGCGGCCCCGCTCCTGATGAAGGAGTTTGGCTGGGACGAGACCACCATGGGTCTCCTCCAGTCGGTCTTTTTCTACGGCTTCACGCTGACGCACCTGCCCGGCGGCTGGCTCGCGGACCGCTTCGGCGGGCGGCGCGTGCTGGGTGCGGGGACGCTTGGCTGGACGCTGGCCACGGGCGTGACGCCGCTCGGCGGCAGCTTCGCCGCCCTGGCGGCCGCACGGGTCGCGCTCGGCCTCGGCGAGGGGCTCAACATGCCCTCCATCTCCAGCCTGGTGGCACGCTGGTTCCCGCGCGAGGAGCGCACGCGCGCGACGGTGGTGAACCTGACCGGCATCCACACCGGGACCCTCGTCGCCCTGCCCCTCTCGGGCTGGATCGCCGCCACCTGGGGCTGGCGGCCGATCTTCTACATCTATGCCCTCGTCGGTCTCGTGTGGGTCGCGCTCTGGTTCCTCTGGGCCCCCGAGCCGCCGCTCACGGGCGCGGAGCCGGCGCGGGTTGTGCGCGTGCCGTGGGCCCTCCTCCTCCGCCGGCGCGCGGTCTGGGCGCTCCTCGGGACCACCTTCATCACCAACTGGACGGCCTGGTTCATGTACTCGTGGGTGCCGACCTACTTCATCCAGGCGCACGGCTTCTCGCTCAAGGGGAGCGGCGTGGTGTCCGCCGTGCCGAACCTGGTGATGATCGCCGGCGGGCTGGTGGCCGGCTGGGTGGCGGACCGGGCCATCGCGCGCGGGCAGCCCGTCACCCGCGTGCGCAAGGTGATGCTGGTCAGTGGCTTCGCCGGGGCGACGGTGTTCCTCCTCGTGCTACCGCACGTCCCGGTCGGCTACGCCGCCGTCGCGTGCCTGTCCGGTGCGCTCGCCTGCTTCGCGCTCGGCGCCAGCACCGTGCTGGTCAACAGCCTCGACCTCTCTCCCCGCCACGCCGGGGTGCTGGTCGGGCTCCAGGGGACGGCAGGAAACGTGGCCGGGATGGTGTCGCCGGTCCTGGGCGGCGCGATCGTCGCGCGGACGGGCGACTGGAACCTGAACTTCTACCTGATCGCCGCGCTCTTGGTGGTCGGTATGGTCGTGTGGACGCGCTGGGCGAGCGGGGAGCCGATCACTCCGGCTCGACCGTGAGCTCGACGCTCGCGCGCACGCTGCGCCCGAGCTGCACCGTGATCGGGAAGGTGCCGAGGTGCTTGATCGGCTCCTCGAGCAGGATGCGGCGGCGCTCGACGTGGAAGCCCTTGTCGGCGAGCAGGCGCTCGACGTCCATGTTGGTGACCGAGCCGAAGAGGCGACCCTCCTCGCCCGCCCGTGCCCGCACCACGAGCTTCAGCCCCGAGAGCCGGCTCGCGGTTGCCTCCGCGCTCTTGTGCTCGCGGTCGGCCTTGGCCCCGATCACGCGCTTGTGGTGCTCGAGCACGCGCAGGTTTTTCGGGCTCGCCTCCACGGCGAGGCCGCGCGGGAAGAGGAAGTTGCGGGCGTAGCCCGGCTTCACGCGCACCACCTCGCCGATCTTGCCCAGGTTGGGCACGTCATCGCGCAGGATCACTTGCACCGCCATCGGCCTCTCCTCACGGGTAGGCTGCCGTGAACGGCAGGAGCGCCACCGTTCGCGCCCGCTTGATGGCGAGCGTCAGCTGCCGCTGGTGCCGCGCGCAGTTGCCGGTGATGCGGCTCGGGATGATCTTGCCCCGCTCGGACAGGAAGGTGCCGAGGACGCGCGAGTCCTTGTAGTCGATCAACAGGCTCCGGTCGGCGCAGAAGCGGCAGACCTTCCGCCGGCCCATGCCGCGGCGGCGGAACCCCCGGCCCTCGCCCTTCCCCCGGCGCTCGCCGCGCTCGCGGTCCCTCTCTGCCATCTCAGGAGCCCTCCTCGTTCAGGCCCTCGAACTCAGCCGCGCCCTCGAACTCGGGCTCCTCGCGCTCGGGCCGACGCGCGGCGGGGCGCTGCGGCGCGGGCGGTGCGTTCTCCGCCTGGCGCACCGAGACGAAGCGGAGCACGCGGTCCATGAGCTTCAGGTTGCGCTCGATCTCGAGCAGCGCCTTCGACGTGCTACGGTACTCGAAGAGGACGTAGAACGCCCGTCGTTGCTTGCCGATCAGGTAGGCGAGCTCGCGCAGCCCCCATTCCTGGACCTGGGCGACGGTCGCGCCCTGGTCCTCGATCAGCTTCTTCACGCGCTCGGCCAGCTCCTTCGCGCCCGGCTCCCCCAGGTCGGGATGGAGCAGGACGAGCGTCTCATAGCGGCGGTCCGCCATGCGGTGCCTCCCTCTGGTTGATGCGATTCATGGCCCGCTCGGGGCCGTCGGTGACGAGCAGCTCGACCGCGTCCGTGGCGCGCTCCTCGGCCGAAGCGAGCGTGGCCAGCTCGTCGGCCGGCGGCACGCTGAGCACCCAGCTCGGCGGCACGGCCCCCGCCGGCGGCCGGCCCACGCCGACCTTGACGCGCAGGAACCCCGGGTCGCCGAGCGCCGCCATCAGCGACTCGACGCCGCGGTTGCCCCCGGCGCGGCCTCCGCGCCGGATGCGCACCCGCCCCGGCTCGAGGTCGACGTCGTCGTGCACCGCGATCACGCGTGCCGGATCGACGCGGTAGAAGCGCGCCAGGCTCGCCAGCGCCTCGCCCGACTCGTTCATGTAGGTCTGCGGCTTCACGAGCAGCACGCGCTCCCCGGCGCGCCGGGCCTCGCCGACCAGCGCCCGGTGCGCCTCCCGCTCGACCGCCGCGTCCCAGCGCGCCGCCAGCCGGTCGACGACTCGGAAGCCGACGTTGTGGCGCGTGGCGGCATAGCGGCGGCCCGGGTTGCCGAGGCCGACGACCACCCACACGGGCTACGCCTCTCCCCCACCCTTTCTTCCCCTTCCCTCGCTCCCCTTCGCCTCGCCGCCCTTGCTCTCGGCGGGCGCGGCCTCGGCCGCCGGTGCCGCCGCGGCCCCCTCGGCCGGCGCGCCCTCGGCCGGCACCGCCTCCGCCGCCTCGGCGGCGGGCTTCGCCTCCTCGACCGTCGGGGGCAGCACGGAGACGACCGGCTGCGTCGGCTCGCCCATCGCCGTGACGCCCTCCGGGAGCTTCAGCTCGGAGAGGTGCACGGCCTGGTGGATAGTGAGGTGTGACACGTCCACCTCGATGAACTCGGGGATCTCTGTCGGCAGGCACTCGACCTCGACCTCGCGCACGATGGGCTGGAGGATGCCGCCCTCGACCACGCCCGCCGCCTTGCCGACGAAGCGGAGCGGCACGGAGACGGTGAGGCGCTCGGTCAGGTCGACCTCGAAGAAGTCGGCGTGCAGGACCTCGCCCGTCACGGGGTGGCGCTGTATCTCGCGCAATAGGACCGCCTTGTCGTGCAGCTCGGCGTCCTTACCGCCGTCGTTGACCAGGCGGATCAAGTGCGAGCCCTCGAGGTGTGAGAGCTTGCGCTCGAACTCCTCGGTGCGCACCGCGATCGACACCGTGGTGCGCCTGGGGCCGTAAAACACGGCGGGGATGACCCCTGCCCTGCGCAGCTTGCGGGCCGCGCCCTTACCCTGACCCTGGCGGCGCTCGATGGCGACCTCGACCATTTCCATGGGCGTTCGTCCTTCAGATGAAGAGTGAGCTGATGGAGGCCTCCTCGTGCGTGCGGCGGATGGCCTCGCCGAGGAGCGGCGCGACCGAGAGGACGCGCAGCTTGCCGAGCTTGGTTGCCTCCGGGCGTAGCGGGATCGTATCGGTGACGATGAGCTCGTCGAAGCTCGCCTGGGCGAGGCGGGGGATGGCGGGACCGGAGAGGACCGGGTGGGTGGCGCAGGCGAGCACGAGCGGCGCTCCCGCGCCCCGCACCGCGTCCGCCGCCGCCGAGAGCGTGCCCGCCGTGTCGACCATGTCGTCGACGATGACCGCGGCGCGGCCGTCCACCTCGCCGATGATCTGCATCTCGGCGACCTCGTTCGGGCGCGCGCGCCGCTTGTCGATGATCGCTAGGTTGGCGTCCAGGCGCTTGGCGAAGGCGCGCGCGCGCTCGACGCCGCCCGCGTCGGGCGAGATGACGGTCACGTCGCGCCGCCCGATCCGCCCGCGCAGGTACTCGAGGAGGACGGGCGTGGCGTAGACGTTGTCCACCGGGACGTTGAAGAAGCCCTGGATCTGCCCGGCGTGCAGGTCGACGGTGAGCACGCGCGAGGCGCCGGCAGTGGTGATCAGGTCGGCCACCAACTTGGCGCTGATCGGCACCCGGGGCGACACCTTCCGGTCCTGGCGCGCGTAGCCATAGTAGGGCACGACCGCCGTGATGCGCCGCGCCGACGCCCGCTTGAAGGCGTCGAGCATCAGCAGCAGCTCCATCAGGTGGTCGTTGGTGGGCGTGCAGGTGGACTGGATCACGAACACGTCGCCGCCGCGCACGTTCTCGGTGATCTCGACCTGCACCTCGCCGTCGCTGAAGCGGCCGATCTCGGCGTGGCCGAGGGGCACCCCCACGTAGCGGCCAATCGCCTCCGCCAGCGGGCGGTTCGCACTCCCCGTGAATATCTTGATCTCGTCCTTCACCGACCGTTCCGTGTGTTCCCCCGCGAGCTGGGCGGGAAGGAGTCGAACCTTCGCTGCCGGATCCAAAGTCCGGTGCCTTACCAGCTTGGCGACCGCCCACCAGAGCCCGAGCCGCGTCCCCGCGAAACGCGGCATGCTAGGTTCTGCCCCGTTCGCTGTCAACCTCGACAGCTCAGTTTGCCCCGCCCGGGGCAGCGTGGCAGGAAGGCCCGCATGCTGGCGTTCGAGCGTGTGGCGCACACCGCCGCGGCGCGGGCCGGAGCGCTCCTGCGCGCGCGCTACCGCGAGCGGCAGGAGGTGACCCTCAAGGGCGAGGTCGACCTGGTGACCGCGACCGACCGCGAGGCCGAGCGCCTGATCGTGGAGGCGATCACGGCGGCTTTCCCCGAGCACGGGATCGTCGCCGAGGAATCACCGCCGCGCCCCGCCCGGGACGGCCACCGCTGGTACGTCGACCCGCTCGATGGGACCACGAACTTCGCCCACGGCTACCCGCACTTCTGCGTGTCCATCGCACTCGCGTGCGACGACGATCTTCGCCTCGGCCTGGTCTACGACCCCGTTCGCGAGGAGACCTTCAGCGCCCTCCGCGGGTCGGGCGCGCGGCTGAACGGGGCGCCGATCGGCGTCTCGGACACCCGCGTCCTGGAGCAGGCCCTCCTCGGCACCGGCTTCCCCTACGATCGCCGCCAGCATGCGGACTTCTACCTCGCCTTCGTCGCCGAGGCGCTGCACCGCGCCCAGGGGGTGCGGCGCGGGGGGTCGGCCGCCCTGGACCTCTGCTACGTCGCCTGCGGGCGCCTCGACGCCTTCTGGGAGTGGAAGCTCCATCCCTGGGACACGGCCGCCGGGAGGCTCGTGGTCGAGGAGGCGGGCGGCCGGGTGACCGATTTCACGGGCCAGCCCCACCGCCTGGGCGGGGAAGAGACGGCAGCCTCGAACA of the Deltaproteobacteria bacterium genome contains:
- a CDS encoding ACS family MFS transporter, whose amino-acid sequence is MSASPRRFTLSAFCFTCLALSYMDRWNLSIAAPLLMKEFGWDETTMGLLQSVFFYGFTLTHLPGGWLADRFGGRRVLGAGTLGWTLATGVTPLGGSFAALAAARVALGLGEGLNMPSISSLVARWFPREERTRATVVNLTGIHTGTLVALPLSGWIAATWGWRPIFYIYALVGLVWVALWFLWAPEPPLTGAEPARVVRVPWALLLRRRAVWALLGTTFITNWTAWFMYSWVPTYFIQAHGFSLKGSGVVSAVPNLVMIAGGLVAGWVADRAIARGQPVTRVRKVMLVSGFAGATVFLLVLPHVPVGYAAVACLSGALACFALGASTVLVNSLDLSPRHAGVLVGLQGTAGNVAGMVSPVLGGAIVARTGDWNLNFYLIAALLVVGMVVWTRWASGEPITPARP
- the rpsF gene encoding 30S ribosomal protein S6; the protein is MADRRYETLVLLHPDLGEPGAKELAERVKKLIEDQGATVAQVQEWGLRELAYLIGKQRRAFYVLFEYRSTSKALLEIERNLKLMDRVLRFVSVRQAENAPPAPQRPAARRPEREEPEFEGAAEFEGLNEEGS
- a CDS encoding 50S ribosomal protein L9, with protein sequence MQVILRDDVPNLGKIGEVVRVKPGYARNFLFPRGLAVEASPKNLRVLEHHKRVIGAKADREHKSAEATASRLSGLKLVVRARAGEEGRLFGSVTNMDVERLLADKGFHVERRRILLEEPIKHLGTFPITVQLGRSVRASVELTVEPE
- a CDS encoding 50S ribosomal protein L25 translates to MEMVEVAIERRQGQGKGAARKLRRAGVIPAVFYGPRRTTVSIAVRTEEFERKLSHLEGSHLIRLVNDGGKDAELHDKAVLLREIQRHPVTGEVLHADFFEVDLTERLTVSVPLRFVGKAAGVVEGGILQPIVREVEVECLPTEIPEFIEVDVSHLTIHQAVHLSELKLPEGVTAMGEPTQPVVSVLPPTVEEAKPAAEAAEAVPAEGAPAEGAAAAPAAEAAPAESKGGEAKGSEGRGRKGGGEA
- the rpsR gene encoding 30S ribosomal protein S18 — protein: MAERDRERGERRGKGEGRGFRRRGMGRRKVCRFCADRSLLIDYKDSRVLGTFLSERGKIIPSRITGNCARHQRQLTLAIKRARTVALLPFTAAYP
- a CDS encoding ribose-phosphate pyrophosphokinase; translated protein: MKDEIKIFTGSANRPLAEAIGRYVGVPLGHAEIGRFSDGEVQVEITENVRGGDVFVIQSTCTPTNDHLMELLLMLDAFKRASARRITAVVPYYGYARQDRKVSPRVPISAKLVADLITTAGASRVLTVDLHAGQIQGFFNVPVDNVYATPVLLEYLRGRIGRRDVTVISPDAGGVERARAFAKRLDANLAIIDKRRARPNEVAEMQIIGEVDGRAAVIVDDMVDTAGTLSAAADAVRGAGAPLVLACATHPVLSGPAIPRLAQASFDELIVTDTIPLRPEATKLGKLRVLSVAPLLGEAIRRTHEEASISSLFI
- a CDS encoding aminoacyl-tRNA hydrolase, yielding MWVVVGLGNPGRRYAATRHNVGFRVVDRLAARWDAAVEREAHRALVGEARRAGERVLLVKPQTYMNESGEALASLARFYRVDPARVIAVHDDVDLEPGRVRIRRGGRAGGNRGVESLMAALGDPGFLRVKVGVGRPPAGAVPPSWVLSVPPADELATLASAEERATDAVELLVTDGPERAMNRINQREAPHGGPPL
- a CDS encoding inositol monophosphatase, with translation MLAFERVAHTAAARAGALLRARYRERQEVTLKGEVDLVTATDREAERLIVEAITAAFPEHGIVAEESPPRPARDGHRWYVDPLDGTTNFAHGYPHFCVSIALACDDDLRLGLVYDPVREETFSALRGSGARLNGAPIGVSDTRVLEQALLGTGFPYDRRQHADFYLAFVAEALHRAQGVRRGGSAALDLCYVACGRLDAFWEWKLHPWDTAAGRLVVEEAGGRVTDFTGQPHRLGGEETAASNTHLHRPLLDMLAAVRGELAAGTPRPG